One window of Cygnus olor isolate bCygOlo1 chromosome 28, bCygOlo1.pri.v2, whole genome shotgun sequence genomic DNA carries:
- the LOC121060813 gene encoding immunoglobulin gamma-1 heavy chain-like isoform X4, producing the protein MCSLPRVILLLLTGAASAEEPRIQQSPVQLWLPPGATAELSCNISGSPWGANWYREKPDGSLEWIYQSTESSKPKGRYSGTVRAWDFFSFNISDVQREDSGSYYCTSSVLHSHFGDGTRLLVTDATEPKLSILVPVDAEEPSDVVPLLCHLHDLPRGWDTVRWHHGRDTPVTAEAVDERGVLGAWSLTWVSAERWDGAAACTATERGTGRNVSGAVSGTVGTDRVRVRGGGALRSPFPAPALPEPAHACGLQSS; encoded by the exons ATGTGCAGCCTGCCCAGGGTTATCCTGCTCCTCCTGACAG GAGCCGCCTCTGCGGAGGAGCCGCGGATCCAGCAGAGCCCAgtgcagctctggctgcccccCGGGGCGACGGCGGAGCTGAGCTGCAACATCTCGGGCAGCCCATGGGGCGCCAATTGGTACAGGGAGAAGCCGGACGGCAGCTTGGAATGGATTTACCAGAGCACAGAGTCCTCGAAACCAAAGGGGAGATACTCAGGGACGGTGAGAGCATGggattttttctcctttaatatcAGCGATGTGCAGCGTGAGGACTCTGGCTCTTATTACTGCACCTCCTCCGTGTTGCACTCCCACTTCGGGGACGGGACCAGGCTCCTCGTCACAG ATGCCACCGAGCCCAAGCTCTCCATCCTGGTGCCCGTGGACGCGGAGGAGCCCTCGGACGTTGTCCCCCTGCTGTGCCACCTCCACGacctccccaggggctgggacACCGTCCGCTGGCACCACGGCAGGGACACCCCGGTGACGGCTGAGGCCGTGGACGAGCGCGGGGTCCTCGGCGCCTGGAGCCTCACCTGGGTCTCGGCCGAGCGCTGGGACGGGGCCGCGGCGTGCACGGCCACGGAGCGCGGCACGGGCAGGAACGTCAGCGGGGCTGTCAGCGGGACCGTCGGCACGG ACCGAGTGCGAGTACGCGGCGGTGGGGCGCTGAGAAGCCCTTTCCCCGCGCCCGCTCTGCCAGAACCCGCTCACGCCTGCGGTCTCCAAAGCAGctaa
- the LOC121060813 gene encoding uncharacterized protein LOC121060813 isoform X3: protein MCSLPRVILLLLTGAASAEEPRIQQSPVQLWLPPGATAELSCNISGSPWGANWYREKPDGSLEWIYQSTESSKPKGRYSGTVRAWDFFSFNISDVQREDSGSYYCTSSVLHSHFGDGTRLLVTDATEPKLSILVPVDAEEPSDVVPLLCHLHDLPRGWDTVRWHHGRDTPVTAEAVDERGVLGAWSLTWVSAERWDGAAACTATERGTGRNVSGAVSGTVGTAGCFLWLLAFVPPGAAVLGLIRWASRLRRRPARAVLRRGPETECEYAAVGR, encoded by the exons ATGTGCAGCCTGCCCAGGGTTATCCTGCTCCTCCTGACAG GAGCCGCCTCTGCGGAGGAGCCGCGGATCCAGCAGAGCCCAgtgcagctctggctgcccccCGGGGCGACGGCGGAGCTGAGCTGCAACATCTCGGGCAGCCCATGGGGCGCCAATTGGTACAGGGAGAAGCCGGACGGCAGCTTGGAATGGATTTACCAGAGCACAGAGTCCTCGAAACCAAAGGGGAGATACTCAGGGACGGTGAGAGCATGggattttttctcctttaatatcAGCGATGTGCAGCGTGAGGACTCTGGCTCTTATTACTGCACCTCCTCCGTGTTGCACTCCCACTTCGGGGACGGGACCAGGCTCCTCGTCACAG ATGCCACCGAGCCCAAGCTCTCCATCCTGGTGCCCGTGGACGCGGAGGAGCCCTCGGACGTTGTCCCCCTGCTGTGCCACCTCCACGacctccccaggggctgggacACCGTCCGCTGGCACCACGGCAGGGACACCCCGGTGACGGCTGAGGCCGTGGACGAGCGCGGGGTCCTCGGCGCCTGGAGCCTCACCTGGGTCTCGGCCGAGCGCTGGGACGGGGCCGCGGCGTGCACGGCCACGGAGCGCGGCACGGGCAGGAACGTCAGCGGGGCTGTCAGCGGGACCGTCGGCACGG caggatgcTTCCTGTGGCTGCTGGCGTTCGTGCCGCCCGGCGCTGCCGTCCTCGGGTTGATCCGGTGGGCATCCCGGCTCCGCCGAAGGCCGGCCCGCGCGGTGCTGAGACGGGGCCCGGAG ACCGAGTGCGAGTACGCGGCGGTGGGGCGCTGA
- the APH1A gene encoding gamma-secretase subunit APH-1A has protein sequence MGAAVFFGCAGIAFGPALALVLLTVAAEPLRVIILVAGAFFWLVSLLLASLIWFVSVHLSDREDAKLQYGLLVFGAAVSVLLQEAFRFAYFKLLKKADEGLATISEDGRSPISLKQMAYVSGLSFGIISGVFSVINILADSIGPGIVGIHGDSPYYFITSAFLTMAVVLLHTFWGVIFFDACERRRYWCLGVVVASHLATSGLTFLNPWYEASLVPIYIITVCMGVWAFVTAGGSFRNVLKCLSCKQEADSRVMLYSALQVPFEE, from the exons atgggGGCCGCCGTCTTCTTCGGGTGCGCGGGCATCGCCTTCGGGCCCGCGCTCGCCCTCGTCCTGCTGACGGTGGCGGCGGAGCCGTTGCGGGTCATCATCCTGGTGGCGGG GGCGTTTTTCTGGCTGGTGTCGCTGCTGCTGGCGTCCCTCATCTGGTTCGTTTCCGTCCACCTCAGCGACCGGGAGGACGCCAAGCTTCAGTACGGCCTCCTCGTCTTCGGGGCGGCCGTCTCcgtcctgctgcaggaggctttCAGATTCGCCTACTTCAAGCTGCTGAA GAAAGCGGACGAAGGCTTGGCCACGATCAGCGAGGACGGCCGGTCGCCCATCTCCCTCAAGCAGATGGCCTACG TGTCCGGCCTGTCCTTCGGCATCATCAGCGGCGTCTTCTCCGTCATTAACATCCTGGCTGACTCCATCGGGCCGGGCATCGTCGGGATCCACGGGGACTCGCCGTACTACTTCATCACCTCCG CGTTCCTCACCATGGCCGTGGTTCTGCTCCACACCTTCTGGGGAGTGATTTTCTTCGACGCCTGCGAAAGACGCCGCTACTGGTGCCTGGGGGTGGTGGTCGCCAGTCACCTCGCCACGTCGGGGCTG ACGTTCCTGAACCCCTGGTATGAGGCCAGCCTGGTCCCCATTTACATCATCACCGTCTGCATGGGCGTCTGGGCCTTCGTCACGGCCGGGGGCTCCTTCCGCAACGTCCTCAAGTGCCTCTCCT GTAAGCAGGAGGCCGACAGCCGCGTGATGCTGTACTCAGCGCTGCAGGTGCCTTTCGAGGAGTGA
- the CA14 gene encoding carbonic anhydrase 14, translating to MARRLRCGAPGPDRTGPDRTGPDRTGPGPHWTYEGPRGQRHWPEGHPACGGRSQSPIDIGTRRALPDPSLPPLRPVGYGRPPAAAFGLANNGHTAVLALPPSLRLGGLPRSFAAAQLHFHWGRNGGAEHLLDGYRAPAEMHVVHYDAERYANASEAQHHAAGLAVLGVLLEAGDEPNPAYDNILSHLGSIRYAGQTTSVPSFSVRDLLPERLDRYYRYNGSLTTPPCFQSVLWTVFQQPVRIGRAQLEQLRGSLYATAADEPAPERLEENFRAPQDLNQRLVLSSFASGPEGYSTGEVVAIVFGTVFGCLGLFLAVHFVSKRLRARSRQHQDVVFKASSRRSAESHRP from the exons ATGGCCCGGCGGCTCCGCTGCGGGGCGCCGGGACCGGACCGGACCGGACCGGACCGGACCGGACCGGACCGGACCGgaccgg GTCCCCACTGGACGTACGAGG GTCCCCGGGGACAGCGGCACTGGCCCGAGGGGCACCCAGCGTGCGGGGGCCGCTCCCAATCCCCCATCGACATCGGGACGCGGCGGGCGCTGCCGGACCCCTCGCTGCCCCCCCTGCGCCCCGTGGGCTACGGCCGCCCCCCTGCCGCCGCCTTCGGCCTCGCCAACAACGGCCACACCG CGGTGCTGGCGCTGCCGCCCTCGCTGCgcctgggggggctgccccgcAGCTTCGCGGCCGCTCAGCTCCATTTCCATTGGGGCCGAAATGGGGGGGCCGAGCACCTCCTGGATGGGTACCGGGCACCCGCCGAG ATGCACGTGGTGCACTACGACGCCGAGCGCTACGCCAACGCCAGCGAGGCCCAGCACCACGCGGCCGGGCTGGCCGTGCTGGGCGTCCTGCTGGAG GCCGGCGACGAGCCCAACCCAGCCTACGACAACATCCTGAGCCACCTCGGCAGCATCCGCTACGCCG GGCAGACGACCTCCGTCCCCTCCTTCAGCGTGCGGGACCTGCTGCCCGAGCGCCTGGACCGCTACTACCGCTACAACGGCTCCCTCACCACCCCGCCCTGCTTCCAGAGCGTCCTCTGGACCGTCTTCCAGCAGCCCGTCCGCATCGGCCGGGCCCAG ctggagcagctgcgggGTTCCCTTTACGCCACGGCGGCCGACGAGCCCGCGCCCGAGCGGCTGGAGGAGAATTTTCGGGCCCCCCAGGACCTCAACCAGCGGCTGGTGCTGTCGTCCTTCGCCAGCG GTCCCGAGGGATATTCGACCG GTGAAGTCGTCGCCATCGTCTTCGGCACCGTCTTCGGCTGCCTCGGCCTCTTCCTCGCCGTCCATTTCGTGAGCAAGAGGCTCCG CGcgaggagcaggcagcaccaggaCGTCGTCTTCAAAGCCTCCTCGCGCCGCTCGGCCGAGAGCCACCGGCCCTGA
- the LOC121060814 gene encoding uncharacterized protein LOC121060814 isoform X2 — MCSLPRVILLLLTGAASAEEPRIRQSPVQLWLPPGATAELSCNISGSPRHTNWYREKPDGSLEWIYQSSGSSKPKGRYSGTVRAPGFFSFNISDVQREDAGSYYCTSSVSHQHFGDGTRLLVTDATEPKLSILVPVDAEEPSDVVPLLCHLHDLPRGWDTVRWHHGRDTPVTAEAVDERGVLGAWSLTWVSAERWDGAAACTATERGTGRNVSGAVSGTVGTGCFLWLLAFVPPGAAVLGLIRWASRLRRRPARAVLRRGPETECEYAAVGR, encoded by the exons ATGTGCAGCCTGCCCAGGGTTATCCTGCTCCTCCTGACAG GAGCCGCCTCTGCGGAGGAGCCGCGGATCCGGCAGAGCCCAgtgcagctctggctgcccccCGGGGCGACCGCGGAGCTGAGCTGCAACATCTCGGGCAGCCCACGGCACACCAATTGGTACAGGGAGAAGCCGGACGGCAGCTTGGAATGGATTTACCAGAGCTCAGGGTCCTCGAAACCAAAGGGGAGATACTCAGGGACGGTGAGAGCACCgggatttttctcctttaatatcAGCGATGTGCAGCGTGAGGACGCTGGCTCTTATTACTGCACCTCCTCCGTGTCGCACCAGCACTTTGGGGACGGGACCAGGCTCCTCGTCACAG ATGCCACCGAGCCCAAGCTCTCCATCCTGGTGCCCGTGGACGCGGAGGAGCCCTCGGACGTTGTCCCCCTGCTGTGCCACCTCCACGacctccccaggggctgggacACCGTCCGCTGGCACCACGGCAGGGACACCCCGGTGACGGCTGAGGCCGTGGACGAGCGCGGGGTCCTCGGCGCCTGGAGCCTCACCTGGGTCTCGGCCGAGCGCTGGGACGGGGCCGCGGCGTGCACGGCCACGGAGCGCGGCACGGGCAGGAACGTCAGCGGGGCTGTCAGCGGGACCGTCGGCACGG gatgcTTCCTGTGGCTGCTGGCGTTCGTGCCGCCCGGCGCTGCCGTCCTCGGGTTGATCCGGTGGGCATCCCGGCTCCGCCGAAGGCCGGCCCGCGCGGTGCTGAGACGGGGCCCGGAG ACCGAGTGCGAGTACGCGGCGGTGGGGCGCTGA
- the LOC121060814 gene encoding uncharacterized protein LOC121060814 isoform X1, with product MCSLPRVILLLLTGAASAEEPRIRQSPVQLWLPPGATAELSCNISGSPRHTNWYREKPDGSLEWIYQSSGSSKPKGRYSGTVRAPGFFSFNISDVQREDAGSYYCTSSVSHQHFGDGTRLLVTDATEPKLSILVPVDAEEPSDVVPLLCHLHDLPRGWDTVRWHHGRDTPVTAEAVDERGVLGAWSLTWVSAERWDGAAACTATERGTGRNVSGAVSGTVGTAGCFLWLLAFVPPGAAVLGLIRWASRLRRRPARAVLRRGPETECEYAAVGR from the exons ATGTGCAGCCTGCCCAGGGTTATCCTGCTCCTCCTGACAG GAGCCGCCTCTGCGGAGGAGCCGCGGATCCGGCAGAGCCCAgtgcagctctggctgcccccCGGGGCGACCGCGGAGCTGAGCTGCAACATCTCGGGCAGCCCACGGCACACCAATTGGTACAGGGAGAAGCCGGACGGCAGCTTGGAATGGATTTACCAGAGCTCAGGGTCCTCGAAACCAAAGGGGAGATACTCAGGGACGGTGAGAGCACCgggatttttctcctttaatatcAGCGATGTGCAGCGTGAGGACGCTGGCTCTTATTACTGCACCTCCTCCGTGTCGCACCAGCACTTTGGGGACGGGACCAGGCTCCTCGTCACAG ATGCCACCGAGCCCAAGCTCTCCATCCTGGTGCCCGTGGACGCGGAGGAGCCCTCGGACGTTGTCCCCCTGCTGTGCCACCTCCACGacctccccaggggctgggacACCGTCCGCTGGCACCACGGCAGGGACACCCCGGTGACGGCTGAGGCCGTGGACGAGCGCGGGGTCCTCGGCGCCTGGAGCCTCACCTGGGTCTCGGCCGAGCGCTGGGACGGGGCCGCGGCGTGCACGGCCACGGAGCGCGGCACGGGCAGGAACGTCAGCGGGGCTGTCAGCGGGACCGTCGGCACGG caggatgcTTCCTGTGGCTGCTGGCGTTCGTGCCGCCCGGCGCTGCCGTCCTCGGGTTGATCCGGTGGGCATCCCGGCTCCGCCGAAGGCCGGCCCGCGCGGTGCTGAGACGGGGCCCGGAG ACCGAGTGCGAGTACGCGGCGGTGGGGCGCTGA
- the LOC121060638 gene encoding uncharacterized protein LOC121060638, with protein MRPTAAGSGAWGGRIPRGDTASFVGTPCPHGWGASLPGPRASGSLRSRCTRPPCRRAGTSTTMAPLGFSCAKALLATGLLLLWLVPAAPLVLQQPQPVLFVEPRATVEIGCIPDKELDGRGNVLWYRQGRGERPRLILSCIQEAQEGFSCEYTRQRAVLHIAAARPDHTGVYLCAYSIGYSLKFSNGTALIVGDSWRAQSWVRVLAPHGSPSDPPSLVCAVGNASGPVLVSWPGGTRAQEVLGLGDSTELLISPAGIAGSTGGLCEVRFNASGPPIRRSVELHGAKGEHEPGHRGEQGRGQMG; from the exons ATGCGCCCCACAGCTGCCGGCAGCGGCGCGTGGGGAGGACGCATCCCTCGTGGGGACACCGCGTCCTTCGTGGGGACACCGTGTCCACACGGCTGGGGGGCTTCACTGCCGGGGCCTCGCGCTTCGGGCAGCCTCAGGTCCCGGTGCACTCGGCCGCCCTGCAGAAGGGCTGGGACGAGCACGACGATGGCACCCCTGGGTTTCTCCTGCGCGAAGGCGCTGCTGgccacggggctgctgctgctctggctgg TGCCGGCAGCGCcgctggtgctgcagcagccccagcccgtcCTCTTCGTGGAGCCCAGGGCCACGGTGGAGATCGGCTGCATTCCGGACAAGGAGCTCGATGGCAGAGGCAACGTGCTCTGGTACCGGCAAGGCCGTGGGGAACGGCCCCGGCTGATCCTCAGCTGCATCCAGGAGGCTCAGGAGGGATTTTCCTGTGAGTACACGAGGCAACGCGCCGTGCTGCACATcgctgccgcccgccccgaCCACACCGGCGTCTACCTCTGTGCCTACAGCATCGGCTACAGTCTGAAGTTCAGCAATGGCACCGCGCTGATCGTGGGAG ACAGCTGGAGGGCCCAGAGCTGGGTGCGGGTGCTGGCGCCCCACGGCTCCCCTTCAGACCCCCCCAGCCTGGTCTGTGCCGTGGGCAACGCCAGCGGCCCCGTCCTCGTCTCCTGGCCGGGGGGCACCCGAgcccaggaggtgctggggttgggggacagcacagagctgctcatCAGCCCCGCGGGCATCGCTGGGAGCACCGGGGGGCTCTGCGAGGTGCGCTTCAATGCCTCCGGTCCCCCCATCCGGAGGAGCGTGGAGCTGCACGGGGCCAAGGGTGAGCACGAGCCTGGGCACCGGGGTGAACAGGGGAGAGGGCAGATGGGGTGA
- the LOC121060813 gene encoding uncharacterized protein LOC121060813 isoform X1, with amino-acid sequence MCSLPRVILLLLTGAASAEEPRIQQSPVQLWLPPGATAELSCNISGSPWGANWYREKPDGSLEWIYQSTESSKPKGRYSGTVRAWDFFSFNISDVQREDSGSYYCTSSVLHSHFGDGTRLLVTDATEPKLSILVPVDAEEPSDVVPLLCHLHDLPRGWDTVRWHHGRDTPVTAEAVDERGVLGAWSLTWVSAERWDGAAACTATERGTGRNVSGAVSGTVGTAGCFLWLLAFVPPGAAVLGLIRWASRLRRRPARAVLRRGPEVSCFPSPRHEAP; translated from the exons ATGTGCAGCCTGCCCAGGGTTATCCTGCTCCTCCTGACAG GAGCCGCCTCTGCGGAGGAGCCGCGGATCCAGCAGAGCCCAgtgcagctctggctgcccccCGGGGCGACGGCGGAGCTGAGCTGCAACATCTCGGGCAGCCCATGGGGCGCCAATTGGTACAGGGAGAAGCCGGACGGCAGCTTGGAATGGATTTACCAGAGCACAGAGTCCTCGAAACCAAAGGGGAGATACTCAGGGACGGTGAGAGCATGggattttttctcctttaatatcAGCGATGTGCAGCGTGAGGACTCTGGCTCTTATTACTGCACCTCCTCCGTGTTGCACTCCCACTTCGGGGACGGGACCAGGCTCCTCGTCACAG ATGCCACCGAGCCCAAGCTCTCCATCCTGGTGCCCGTGGACGCGGAGGAGCCCTCGGACGTTGTCCCCCTGCTGTGCCACCTCCACGacctccccaggggctgggacACCGTCCGCTGGCACCACGGCAGGGACACCCCGGTGACGGCTGAGGCCGTGGACGAGCGCGGGGTCCTCGGCGCCTGGAGCCTCACCTGGGTCTCGGCCGAGCGCTGGGACGGGGCCGCGGCGTGCACGGCCACGGAGCGCGGCACGGGCAGGAACGTCAGCGGGGCTGTCAGCGGGACCGTCGGCACGG caggatgcTTCCTGTGGCTGCTGGCGTTCGTGCCGCCCGGCGCTGCCGTCCTCGGGTTGATCCGGTGGGCATCCCGGCTCCGCCGAAGGCCGGCCCGCGCGGTGCTGAGACGGGGCCCGGAGGTgagctgcttccccagcccccgGCACGAGGCGCCGTGA
- the LOC121060813 gene encoding uncharacterized protein LOC121060813 isoform X2 encodes MCSLPRVILLLLTGAASAEEPRIQQSPVQLWLPPGATAELSCNISGSPWGANWYREKPDGSLEWIYQSTESSKPKGRYSGTVRAWDFFSFNISDVQREDSGSYYCTSSVLHSHFGDGTRLLVTDATEPKLSILVPVDAEEPSDVVPLLCHLHDLPRGWDTVRWHHGRDTPVTAEAVDERGVLGAWSLTWVSAERWDGAAACTATERGTGRNVSGAVSGTVGTGCFLWLLAFVPPGAAVLGLIRWASRLRRRPARAVLRRGPEVSCFPSPRHEAP; translated from the exons ATGTGCAGCCTGCCCAGGGTTATCCTGCTCCTCCTGACAG GAGCCGCCTCTGCGGAGGAGCCGCGGATCCAGCAGAGCCCAgtgcagctctggctgcccccCGGGGCGACGGCGGAGCTGAGCTGCAACATCTCGGGCAGCCCATGGGGCGCCAATTGGTACAGGGAGAAGCCGGACGGCAGCTTGGAATGGATTTACCAGAGCACAGAGTCCTCGAAACCAAAGGGGAGATACTCAGGGACGGTGAGAGCATGggattttttctcctttaatatcAGCGATGTGCAGCGTGAGGACTCTGGCTCTTATTACTGCACCTCCTCCGTGTTGCACTCCCACTTCGGGGACGGGACCAGGCTCCTCGTCACAG ATGCCACCGAGCCCAAGCTCTCCATCCTGGTGCCCGTGGACGCGGAGGAGCCCTCGGACGTTGTCCCCCTGCTGTGCCACCTCCACGacctccccaggggctgggacACCGTCCGCTGGCACCACGGCAGGGACACCCCGGTGACGGCTGAGGCCGTGGACGAGCGCGGGGTCCTCGGCGCCTGGAGCCTCACCTGGGTCTCGGCCGAGCGCTGGGACGGGGCCGCGGCGTGCACGGCCACGGAGCGCGGCACGGGCAGGAACGTCAGCGGGGCTGTCAGCGGGACCGTCGGCACGG gatgcTTCCTGTGGCTGCTGGCGTTCGTGCCGCCCGGCGCTGCCGTCCTCGGGTTGATCCGGTGGGCATCCCGGCTCCGCCGAAGGCCGGCCCGCGCGGTGCTGAGACGGGGCCCGGAGGTgagctgcttccccagcccccgGCACGAGGCGCCGTGA
- the LOC121060807 gene encoding uncharacterized protein LOC121060807 — MRPTAAGSGAWGGRIPRGDTASFVGTPCPHGWGASLPGPRASGSLRSRCTRPPCRRAGTSTTMAPLGFSCAKALLATGLLLLWLVPAAPLVLQQPQPVLFVEPRATVEIGCIPDEELDGRGNVLWYRQGCGERPRLILSCIQEAQEGFSCEYTRQRAVLHIAAARPNHTGLYLCAYNVGSSLKFGNGTALIVGDSWRAQSWVRVLAPHGSPSDPPSLVCAVGNASGPVLVSWPGGTRAQEVLGLGDSTELLISPAGIAGSTGGLCEVRFNASGPPVRRSVELHGAKGACTTPSAVAMAAAGALLLLGLSISICCLLHARTGLRPRAPDPPAPQHQQGELTYAQLRFATPVRAAP, encoded by the exons ATGCGCCCCACAGCTGCCGGCAGCGGCGCGTGGGGAGGACGCATCCCTCGTGGGGACACCGCGTCCTTCGTGGGGACACCGTGTCCACACGGCTGGGGGGCTTCACTGCCGGGGCCTCGCGCTTCGGGCAGCCTCAGGTCCCGGTGCACTCGGCCGCCCTGCAGAAGGGCTGGGACGAGCACGACGATGGCACCCCTGGGTTTCTCCTGCGCGAAGGCGCTGCTGgccacggggctgctgctgctctggctgg TGCCGGCAGCGCcgctggtgctgcagcagccccagcccgtcCTCTTCGTGGAGCCCAGGGCCACGGTGGAGATCGGCTGCATTCCGGATGAGGAGCTCGATGGCAGAGGCAACGTGCTCTGGTACCGGCAAGGCTGTGGGGAACGGCCCCGGCTGATCCTCAGCTGCATCCAGGAGGCTCAGGAGGGATTTTCCTGTGAGTACACGAGGCAACGCGCCGTGCTGCACATCGCTGCCGCCCGCCCCAACCACACCGGCCTCTACCTCTGTGCCTACAACGTCGGCTCCAGTCTGAAGTTCGGCAATGGCACCGCGCTGATCGTGGGAG ACAGCTGGAGGGCCCAGAGCTGGGTGCGGGTGCTGGCGCCCCACGGCTCCCCTTCAGACCCCCCCAGCCTGGTCTGTGCCGTGGGCAACGCCAGCGGCCCCGTCCTCGTCTCCTGGCCGGGGGGCACCCGAgcccaggaggtgctggggttgggggacagcacagagctgctcatCAGCCCCGCGGGCATCGCTGGGAGCACCGGGGGGCTCTGCGAGGTGCGCTTCAATGCCTCCGGTCCCCCCGTCCGGAGGAGCGTGGAGCTGCACGGGGCCAAGG GTGCCTGCACGACACCAAGTGCCGTGGCCATGGCCGCAGCTggggcgctgctgctgctcggccTCAGCATCAGCATCTGCTGCCTCCTCCACGCACGGACGG GACTCCGGCCCAGAGCCCCAGACCCTCCCgcaccccagcaccagcag GGAGAGCTGACGTACGCCCAGCTCCGCTTCGCCACCCCAGTGAGGGCAGCGCCGTGA